Proteins from a genomic interval of Paenibacillus sp. FSL R5-0623:
- a CDS encoding EamA family transporter, protein MVAVLIVMTLCGALGGAGLKAYASSRNRLYVLMGLGFYGTGALLNIVLLKFLPLTVVLPANALTYVWTLIIARLVFKETVGPLRWIGVACIMGGLLLLVF, encoded by the coding sequence ATGGTTGCCGTATTAATTGTCATGACGTTGTGTGGTGCACTGGGCGGGGCTGGACTGAAAGCTTATGCATCCAGTCGCAATCGTCTGTATGTACTCATGGGACTTGGATTCTACGGAACGGGTGCGTTGCTGAATATTGTGTTGTTGAAGTTTCTTCCATTAACCGTCGTACTGCCTGCCAACGCATTAACATATGTCTGGACTCTCATTATAGCGCGGTTGGTATTTAAAGAGACAGTGGGTCCTTTACGCTGGATCGGTGTGGCATGTATTATGGGTGGCCTACTGTTACTGGTATTTTAG
- a CDS encoding EamA family transporter translates to MGEIKSRHAGKWLMLVSAFLTATGQLFWKWGLTEWIYLGVGFLCYGLGAILMIKAFALEKLSVAYPLMCASYVFALIYGYFLLGEEITMQKLAAVVLLGIGVTLTSVDR, encoded by the coding sequence GTGGGGGAAATAAAATCGCGTCATGCAGGTAAATGGTTGATGCTCGTCTCGGCTTTTCTGACAGCAACGGGTCAATTGTTCTGGAAATGGGGACTAACCGAGTGGATCTACCTGGGTGTTGGTTTTCTGTGTTATGGACTTGGAGCGATTTTGATGATTAAAGCTTTTGCTCTGGAAAAACTCTCAGTTGCTTATCCTCTGATGTGCGCCAGCTATGTATTTGCCTTAATCTATGGGTATTTTTTGCTTGGGGAAGAAATTACGATGCAGAAGCTGGCAGCAGTTGTGTTGCTTGGAATCGGGGTGACATTAACCAGTGTTGATCGATAG
- a CDS encoding dihydroorotase produces MLQIIKNANILNQQGELERKTIIIDEGKIKKIAGLEDQAVLDAEKSARSVTDASGKLVIPGLIDMHVHLREPGFEHKETIETGARSAAQGGFTTIACMPNTRPVTDTAEVVKLVLDKAKEADLVKVLPYAAITKNELGRELTDFAALKEAGAIGFTDDGVGVQNAQMMKDAMSLAASMDMPVIAHCEDDSLVVGGYVTEGEFSKRHGIKGIPNESEAIHVGRDILLAEATGVHYHVCHVSTEQSVRLIRLAKSIGIKVTAEVCPHHLVLSDEDIPGMDANWKMNPPLRSPRDVQACIEGLLDGTLDMIVTDHAPHSEEEKAKGMELAPFGIVGFETAFPLLYTKFVETGLWSLDFLVKRMTADPARVFRLDTGKLEEGAPADITMIDLNEEKAVDPATFATKGRNTPFTGWKLKGWATQTWVDGKSVWSNTAQQ; encoded by the coding sequence ATGCTACAGATTATAAAAAACGCGAACATCTTGAACCAACAAGGGGAACTTGAACGGAAAACCATCATTATAGATGAAGGTAAAATTAAAAAAATCGCTGGTCTGGAAGACCAAGCCGTACTGGATGCCGAAAAGTCAGCGCGAAGTGTAACAGACGCATCAGGCAAACTGGTCATTCCGGGATTGATCGATATGCACGTACATCTGCGTGAACCTGGATTCGAACACAAAGAGACGATCGAGACAGGTGCCCGTTCAGCAGCACAAGGTGGTTTTACAACGATCGCTTGCATGCCGAACACGAGACCAGTAACAGATACAGCGGAAGTTGTGAAACTGGTATTGGATAAAGCCAAAGAAGCTGATCTGGTTAAAGTGTTGCCTTATGCAGCCATTACAAAAAACGAACTGGGTCGTGAACTTACCGATTTTGCCGCATTAAAAGAAGCAGGCGCTATTGGATTCACAGATGACGGTGTAGGTGTACAAAACGCTCAAATGATGAAGGATGCCATGAGCCTCGCGGCAAGCATGGATATGCCCGTGATCGCTCACTGTGAAGATGACTCACTGGTTGTTGGTGGATATGTGACGGAAGGTGAGTTTTCGAAGCGTCACGGCATCAAAGGGATTCCAAATGAATCCGAAGCTATCCACGTTGGCCGTGATATCCTGCTCGCAGAAGCAACGGGAGTTCATTACCATGTCTGCCACGTAAGTACAGAGCAATCGGTTCGTCTGATTCGTCTAGCAAAGTCCATTGGCATTAAAGTAACTGCTGAGGTATGTCCGCACCATCTGGTGTTGTCGGATGAAGATATCCCGGGCATGGATGCCAACTGGAAAATGAACCCGCCGCTTCGCTCACCACGCGATGTGCAGGCTTGTATCGAAGGTTTACTGGACGGCACGCTGGATATGATCGTAACTGATCACGCGCCACACAGTGAAGAAGAGAAAGCCAAAGGCATGGAGCTGGCACCGTTCGGAATCGTAGGATTCGAAACTGCCTTCCCGCTGCTGTACACGAAGTTTGTGGAAACAGGACTGTGGAGCTTGGACTTCCTGGTGAAACGTATGACAGCTGATCCGGCACGTGTATTCCGACTGGATACAGGCAAACTGGAAGAGGGAGCACCAGCGGATATCACGATGATTGACCTGAACGAAGAAAAAGCAGTTGATCCTGCAACGTTTGCAACCAAAGGAAGAAACACCCCATTCACAGGCTGGAAGCTGAAAGGCTGGGCCACACAAACATGGGTGGATGGCAAAAGCGTATGGAGCAACACTGCACAACAATAA
- a CDS encoding YhgE/Pip domain-containing protein — MRHIWHVYKTDWLHILKVPTGIFLIVAIILLPGLYDWVNVKSVWDPYSNTQGIKIAVTTEDEGATVEGTNVNIGDELVTSLKHNEKLGWTFVDRAESSRGVQTGEYYASLLIPGDFSSKITGIVDGKLERPEVIYTVNEKVNAIAPKITGSGVSAITTQINESFTEAVSEAVLTKLKEAGVEINTQLPTLRKMENGIFTLEKNLPAIQAAGQKVLEVEKAMPEIVKDAQKIVEIEKKLPEINEAAQYVLKVQKYWPQINDAASEVLAIQGRIPDIQKAVERIQEVDENFGQVSDVIQTALDKTNKALSIVTAAEQDLDKVSQIAGNGIELAKGLNQFVDSSEEAFQAIGPVIRQNLLLVQQITNAAGDVFAQLQHSDLSNLPTAEDIDRIASRLGIAVKLVDSMAELLGNINKLLPSQPLADKITQLNSISDKLQLQIRLAGIISDAMRRNTTPPTDVIAQLNTLSKDISSGISNILNTYESEISPALAAGADKLRSTLSTSAETLQGAKDRIPDIADILASAKEGITFGQTELTKIQSELPQIQSKIHEISETLANKSEGFIQALNTVSSLIRNDLPKLGIKLNEAADFVRNDLPNAEKQIGKASDFVQNQLPEVEKGVHRVAALVRDDLPALESAISKAADKLREVEGNNQFAELAKLLRGDIEEESAFLASPVQIKEQQLYPIPNYGSAMSPFYGVLSLWVGSTLLISLLRAEAENPGGKFRGYELYLGRLATFLTIGLLQAVCVTLGDILILGTYVADKLWFVLFAMLVSAVFVTITYTLLSVFGNIGKGIAIIFMVFQFSSSGGTFPISMTSPFFQALNPFMPFTYAISLLRESVGGILWSTAIKDILWLCMFIALSLIVALALKRPLSSLTKRSAENAKKTKIIA; from the coding sequence ATGCGTCACATTTGGCACGTTTACAAAACAGACTGGTTGCATATTCTGAAGGTCCCCACAGGTATATTTCTAATTGTGGCTATTATTCTACTACCTGGGCTGTATGACTGGGTCAATGTGAAATCCGTCTGGGACCCATACAGTAACACTCAAGGGATCAAAATTGCAGTGACAACCGAGGACGAGGGTGCGACTGTTGAAGGAACCAATGTTAATATCGGAGACGAACTGGTAACCAGCCTCAAACACAACGAAAAGCTGGGCTGGACTTTTGTAGATCGGGCTGAGTCTAGTCGCGGGGTACAAACAGGAGAATATTATGCAAGCCTGCTCATTCCCGGAGACTTTTCGTCTAAAATTACAGGTATCGTTGACGGAAAGCTGGAACGCCCAGAGGTAATCTATACCGTTAATGAGAAAGTGAATGCCATTGCTCCTAAAATCACAGGCTCCGGTGTATCTGCCATAACAACACAAATCAATGAAAGTTTCACTGAAGCCGTCAGTGAGGCCGTTCTAACCAAGTTGAAGGAAGCCGGGGTTGAAATTAACACCCAGCTTCCAACTTTGCGCAAGATGGAGAATGGCATTTTTACACTGGAGAAAAATCTTCCGGCTATTCAAGCCGCAGGTCAAAAGGTTCTGGAAGTAGAAAAAGCCATGCCCGAGATTGTAAAAGATGCTCAAAAGATCGTTGAGATCGAGAAAAAACTGCCTGAAATCAATGAAGCAGCACAGTATGTGCTCAAGGTGCAGAAGTATTGGCCACAAATTAATGATGCGGCTTCCGAAGTGCTGGCTATTCAAGGACGGATACCGGATATACAAAAAGCGGTAGAACGCATTCAAGAAGTGGATGAAAACTTTGGCCAGGTATCAGATGTCATCCAAACGGCGTTGGATAAAACCAACAAAGCTCTGTCTATCGTAACGGCAGCAGAGCAAGATCTGGACAAAGTATCACAAATCGCTGGCAACGGGATTGAGCTTGCAAAAGGATTAAATCAGTTCGTGGATTCCAGTGAAGAAGCGTTTCAGGCGATTGGCCCGGTGATCCGCCAAAATCTGCTGCTGGTGCAGCAGATTACTAACGCTGCAGGAGACGTATTTGCACAATTACAACATTCGGATCTTAGTAACCTTCCTACAGCAGAAGATATCGACCGGATTGCTTCGCGTTTAGGGATTGCGGTAAAACTCGTGGACAGTATGGCAGAACTATTGGGCAACATCAATAAATTGCTTCCAAGCCAACCACTTGCCGATAAAATTACACAACTGAACTCCATTTCTGATAAACTTCAGTTGCAAATCCGCTTGGCTGGCATCATCAGTGATGCCATGCGTCGTAATACAACTCCACCGACAGACGTCATCGCTCAGTTAAATACACTCTCGAAGGACATCAGCAGCGGGATTAGCAATATCTTAAACACCTATGAAAGTGAAATATCGCCTGCACTTGCAGCTGGTGCGGATAAGCTCAGGTCTACCCTCTCCACTTCAGCAGAAACTTTACAAGGAGCAAAAGATCGTATTCCGGATATTGCGGACATTCTTGCATCAGCCAAAGAAGGGATTACGTTTGGGCAGACCGAGTTGACAAAAATTCAGAGCGAACTGCCTCAAATACAATCTAAGATCCATGAGATATCAGAGACACTCGCGAACAAAAGTGAAGGTTTTATCCAAGCTCTGAACACCGTGTCTTCATTAATTCGAAACGATCTGCCCAAGCTGGGAATCAAACTGAACGAAGCCGCTGATTTTGTTCGCAATGATCTGCCTAATGCCGAGAAACAGATAGGCAAGGCATCCGATTTTGTCCAGAACCAGCTTCCTGAGGTCGAAAAAGGAGTACATCGTGTTGCCGCGCTTGTACGTGATGATCTGCCAGCATTGGAAAGTGCCATCAGCAAGGCTGCGGACAAGCTCAGGGAAGTCGAAGGCAATAACCAGTTTGCTGAGCTCGCCAAACTTTTGCGTGGTGATATCGAAGAAGAAAGTGCTTTTCTTGCAAGTCCGGTGCAAATCAAGGAACAACAGCTTTACCCGATTCCGAATTATGGATCGGCCATGTCACCATTTTATGGCGTGCTGTCTCTGTGGGTTGGCTCAACACTGTTGATTTCTCTGCTTCGTGCCGAAGCTGAGAATCCTGGGGGTAAGTTCCGGGGATATGAGTTGTATCTTGGACGTCTCGCTACTTTTCTGACCATTGGGTTACTTCAGGCGGTATGTGTCACCTTGGGTGATATCTTAATCCTGGGTACCTATGTTGCAGATAAACTGTGGTTTGTCCTGTTTGCCATGTTAGTGAGTGCCGTATTTGTCACCATAACGTACACCCTGCTGTCCGTTTTTGGGAATATCGGAAAAGGGATCGCCATTATCTTCATGGTGTTCCAGTTCTCCAGCTCCGGCGGTACGTTCCCAATCAGCATGACATCACCCTTTTTCCAGGCATTAAATCCGTTCATGCCCTTCACGTATGCCATCAGTCTGCTGCGTGAGTCGGTCGGCGGCATATTGTGGTCTACTGCCATCAAGGATATTCTGTGGTTGTGTATGTTCATCGCGCTGAGTCTCATCGTTGCACTTGCTTTGAAACGCCCACTCAGCAGTCTCACCAAACGTTCAGCCGAGAATGCCAAAAAGACCAAAATTATTGCTTAA
- a CDS encoding aspartate carbamoyltransferase catalytic subunit, which produces MMITQTALRDRSLLGLKELSRGEIESILNRAAHWEAQKEKLVPVLESRFVANMFFENSTRTRFSFEMAEKRLGAQVLNFTAAASSVEKGESIYDTVRTLESMGIDAGVIRLKPAGVLQQLAQKVNVPLVNAGDGNNEHPTQALLDLYTMRKAFGELKGLRVSIIGDILHSRVARSNLWALQKFGADVRFCAPQTMQAPELAEHAPYVGLEEALDADVVMMLRVQLERHQHGLITSAEDYREHYGLTEERASRLKPSTIIMHPAPVNRNVEVDDAVVESEASRIFPQMANGVPIRMAVMERAMKL; this is translated from the coding sequence ATAATGATTACACAGACAGCATTGAGAGACCGAAGCTTGCTTGGACTGAAGGAACTTAGTCGAGGAGAAATCGAGTCCATTCTGAACAGAGCGGCTCACTGGGAAGCGCAGAAAGAGAAACTGGTTCCTGTACTGGAATCACGCTTCGTTGCGAACATGTTCTTCGAGAACAGCACACGTACCCGCTTCTCTTTCGAAATGGCAGAGAAACGCCTGGGCGCACAAGTGCTGAACTTTACGGCAGCCGCATCCAGTGTGGAAAAAGGAGAGTCGATCTACGATACGGTACGAACACTTGAGTCGATGGGCATTGATGCAGGCGTGATCCGGTTGAAACCGGCAGGCGTTCTGCAACAACTGGCTCAGAAAGTGAATGTACCACTCGTGAACGCTGGAGACGGCAACAATGAGCATCCCACACAGGCCTTGCTGGACCTCTACACGATGAGGAAAGCATTTGGCGAACTGAAAGGCTTGCGTGTTTCCATCATTGGTGACATCCTGCATAGCCGTGTAGCTCGTTCCAACCTGTGGGCACTGCAAAAGTTTGGTGCAGATGTACGCTTCTGTGCTCCGCAAACAATGCAGGCACCAGAACTCGCAGAGCATGCTCCTTATGTCGGTCTTGAAGAAGCGCTGGATGCAGATGTAGTCATGATGCTCCGTGTTCAACTGGAACGTCATCAACATGGCTTGATTACTTCAGCTGAGGATTATCGCGAACACTACGGATTGACGGAAGAACGTGCGTCACGCCTAAAACCAAGCACCATTATCATGCACCCTGCTCCTGTGAATCGCAATGTCGAGGTAGATGACGCGGTTGTGGAGAGTGAAGCATCACGGATCTTCCCGCAGATGGCAAACGGCGTTCCAATCCGCATGGCGGTTATGGAACGTGCGATGAAACTGTAA
- a CDS encoding DUF6080 domain-containing protein: MNFLDYLFYNRRANWTAFYLFAGFALFYGLMNGSYVLYIENNAEMLGAYSPFNTTLFPINLFNFDPSMYYGDNSSSVIHPLISFLAVTLAAVAKLLGGNWFFLILQSLVNAGSVVLAYLFLSQKEDKPTIVPLLFALLFGFSSYLMFTALIPDSYPYVQFVILLSVVYMQYTRERQDVRYVSNALLASINFGLTSTNIVPFAAATFFNMHAWRNKANLKKYIGIMALAVLIIVVLTGIQYVAFGGRSWVSNWLLGIQNGGTSYATPFQFAVHWKALNMLTINPMLTPKMHLLDPGMAAFVTDLSLSNPIYVQMTGIFILLLAFMGFIKGIREREVWTLVPYILFAFLLHVVVGFGLAVFQYDMYLYAGHYLFAFFLLGGGFVISLRPGLGKKVVIGLIMLCVIVTASNNIYRNVETLTTIKQSYDQLEQERSVK, from the coding sequence ATGAACTTTTTAGATTACTTATTTTATAATCGCAGAGCCAACTGGACAGCCTTCTACCTGTTTGCTGGATTTGCTCTGTTCTATGGTTTAATGAACGGCTCGTATGTTCTGTATATTGAAAATAATGCAGAAATGCTGGGGGCGTATAGCCCATTTAATACGACGCTGTTCCCAATCAATTTATTCAACTTTGATCCTTCGATGTATTATGGGGACAACAGTTCTTCCGTGATCCATCCGCTGATCTCCTTTCTCGCAGTCACCCTTGCGGCTGTAGCGAAACTTCTGGGAGGCAACTGGTTCTTTCTAATCCTGCAATCCCTGGTGAATGCGGGTTCGGTGGTGCTGGCGTATCTGTTCCTGAGTCAAAAAGAAGATAAACCGACCATCGTACCGCTACTTTTTGCCTTACTGTTTGGTTTCAGTTCCTACTTAATGTTTACTGCATTGATCCCGGATTCGTACCCTTATGTACAGTTCGTTATTCTGCTGTCGGTGGTTTACATGCAGTATACTCGTGAGCGTCAGGACGTACGTTATGTATCTAATGCATTGCTTGCATCGATTAACTTTGGACTAACCTCGACCAATATCGTACCATTTGCTGCTGCCACATTCTTCAATATGCATGCATGGCGCAATAAGGCGAATTTGAAAAAATACATCGGTATCATGGCATTGGCGGTTCTGATCATCGTCGTATTAACAGGCATTCAGTATGTTGCCTTTGGAGGTCGCAGTTGGGTAAGTAACTGGCTGTTGGGCATTCAAAATGGTGGAACAAGCTATGCAACACCATTCCAGTTCGCTGTTCATTGGAAAGCATTGAACATGTTAACCATTAATCCGATGCTGACACCGAAGATGCATTTACTGGACCCGGGAATGGCAGCTTTTGTTACGGACCTATCCCTTTCCAATCCAATCTATGTGCAGATGACAGGTATCTTTATTTTACTACTGGCATTCATGGGCTTCATTAAGGGCATTCGTGAACGTGAAGTATGGACCCTTGTGCCATATATTCTGTTTGCCTTTTTGCTTCATGTCGTCGTGGGCTTTGGCCTGGCTGTATTTCAATATGATATGTACCTGTATGCGGGGCATTATCTGTTTGCGTTTTTCCTATTGGGTGGAGGTTTCGTCATCAGCCTTCGTCCGGGATTGGGGAAAAAAGTGGTTATAGGCTTGATCATGTTATGTGTTATCGTTACGGCAAGTAACAATATCTATCGCAATGTAGAAACATTAACAACAATCAAACAATCCTATGATCAATTGGAACAGGAACGCTCAGTGAAATAA
- the pyrR gene encoding bifunctional pyr operon transcriptional regulator/uracil phosphoribosyltransferase PyrR, whose translation MSTETHVIMDETAIRRALTRIAHEILEKNKGIDDCVLVGIRTRGVYLAERIAAKIEEIEGAKVPWGELDVTPYRDDRLDENKANRKEMLIMTPESLSIHNKKVILFDDVLYTGRTIRAAMDALMDCGRPQNIQLAVLADRGHRELPIRPDFIGKNVPTSKSEEIEVALMETDGQDEVKITQNRGEQA comes from the coding sequence ATGAGCACAGAGACACATGTCATTATGGATGAGACGGCGATCCGCCGCGCATTAACACGGATTGCCCATGAGATATTGGAGAAAAACAAAGGAATCGACGATTGTGTGTTGGTCGGTATCCGCACACGCGGGGTTTACCTCGCAGAACGGATTGCCGCCAAAATTGAAGAAATCGAGGGCGCCAAAGTCCCCTGGGGAGAACTGGATGTGACTCCTTACCGCGATGACCGCTTGGACGAAAATAAAGCGAATCGCAAGGAAATGTTGATTATGACACCTGAATCACTTTCGATCCACAACAAAAAAGTGATTTTGTTCGATGATGTGCTCTATACCGGACGGACGATTCGCGCAGCGATGGATGCCCTGATGGACTGTGGAAGACCGCAGAACATTCAGCTGGCTGTGCTCGCAGACCGCGGACACCGGGAACTTCCGATTCGACCTGATTTTATCGGCAAAAATGTGCCGACTTCCAAATCAGAGGAGATTGAAGTTGCACTCATGGAAACGGACGGACAGGACGAAGTCAAAATCACTCAGAACCGGGGGGAGCAAGCATAA
- the carA gene encoding glutamine-hydrolyzing carbamoyl-phosphate synthase small subunit, which translates to MQAQARLLLEDGTLFTGKAFGAEGETTGEVVFNTGITGYQEVLSDPSYCGQIVTMTYPLIGNYGITRDDFESIRPYVHGFVVRRHEPTPSNWRAEYSVDNLLKEYGIVGISEIDTRMLTRRIRHHGTMKGILTTGSKPVEELLEMMGDTTIAELRNQVPMTSTEHVYNSPGTAERIVLVDYGAKTGILRELSKRNCDVVVVPHDVTADEIRRLNPDGIQLSNGPGDPKDVPHAVNMISELLGEYPIFGICLGHQLFALAAGADTEKLKFGHRGGNHPVKELESGRCFITSQNHGFTVNEESVKSTDLEVTHINNNDKTIEGLKHKSFPAFSVQYHPEAAPGPYDNSYLFDRFIEMIREHKITNPQKPRQAVLAAAVKGAQ; encoded by the coding sequence ATGCAGGCACAGGCAAGATTATTGTTGGAAGACGGCACACTGTTCACCGGGAAAGCATTTGGTGCTGAAGGTGAAACTACAGGTGAGGTCGTTTTTAATACGGGAATTACAGGCTATCAAGAGGTGCTTTCGGATCCTTCCTATTGCGGTCAAATCGTAACCATGACGTATCCGCTGATCGGAAACTACGGCATTACGCGTGATGACTTTGAGTCGATTCGTCCATACGTGCACGGTTTCGTCGTGCGTCGTCATGAGCCAACGCCAAGCAACTGGCGTGCGGAATATAGCGTAGACAATCTGCTCAAAGAATACGGCATCGTAGGAATCAGCGAAATTGATACACGCATGTTGACTCGCCGGATTCGTCACCACGGCACAATGAAGGGAATTCTCACAACAGGATCGAAGCCTGTGGAAGAACTGCTGGAGATGATGGGAGACACGACCATCGCCGAGCTGCGTAACCAGGTGCCTATGACTTCTACGGAGCATGTCTACAATAGCCCGGGAACGGCTGAACGTATTGTACTCGTGGATTATGGTGCTAAAACAGGAATCTTGCGCGAACTCAGCAAACGTAACTGTGACGTTGTTGTTGTTCCACACGATGTAACAGCAGACGAGATTCGTCGCCTGAACCCGGACGGCATCCAACTGTCCAACGGCCCTGGGGACCCGAAAGACGTACCTCACGCAGTTAACATGATCAGTGAACTGCTTGGCGAATACCCGATCTTTGGTATCTGCCTGGGTCACCAGTTGTTCGCACTTGCGGCAGGAGCAGACACCGAAAAACTTAAGTTTGGACATCGCGGAGGAAACCACCCGGTGAAAGAACTGGAGAGCGGACGTTGTTTCATCACATCCCAGAACCATGGATTTACCGTAAACGAAGAGTCTGTGAAGAGTACAGATCTGGAAGTTACACATATCAACAATAACGATAAGACCATTGAAGGTCTGAAACATAAATCATTCCCGGCATTCTCGGTTCAATATCACCCTGAAGCAGCCCCGGGTCCGTACGACAACAGTTATCTGTTTGACCGCTTCATTGAGATGATTCGCGAGCACAAGATCACTAACCCGCAAAAGCCGCGTCAAGCCGTATTGGCAGCCGCAGTGAAAGGAGCACAATAA